The window CTAACTTCGCTATGGACAGATGAACCTGAACATGAGATGAATCTATCCTGAGCTGTTAAGCCCTAATGCCGCTTTGCTATTGTCGATGGCGGAAATTCTGGGTGAGTATGTTAAACCCAAAAAACAACTCTTGTTGTTGATTTTGGTTATTTGACTGAAGTCAACAACGATTATTCCTGACAAAAACCTACTCATGAAATTGCCTGACGGTCCGCAGACCCCTTCTTTATTACAGACAGTTCAATTAATTGCACAACCAACTCAATTTTTGGATAACTGTCGAGAACACTATGGAGACACCTTCACCACACGAGTACTGGGTTTAAATTCTCCGCCGGTTGTATTTTTCGGCAATCCTGACGCCATTCAAGAAATTTTTGCGTTGCCTTCCTCCAAGTTAGATTTTCGCAAAGCCACCCATGTCTTTGAACCTCTGATGGGAGAGCAGTCGATCATTTTGCAGGAGGGACGTAGCCATAATCGCTTGCGTCAGTTGATGATGCCTCCCTTTCATGGCGAACGCATGAGAAGTTATAGTCAACTGATTTGCGAAATTACTCAGCAGGCGATAGAAGGCTGGAGTATTGGCTCTACTGTATCCATGCAGGAGGTCATGCCCCAAATTACCCTCCAGATTATCTTAAGGGTTGTGTTTGGCATCGATCCCGGCCCTCGTTATCAAGATCTCGAACAAAGGCTGAGTTCACTCTTAGATGACGTTACGACTCCTTGGTACTCCAGTTTGTTTTTCTTCCCCCCCCTACAGCGGGATTTAGGAGCATGGAGTCCTTGGGGGCACTTTCTGAGACGCCGTCAACAAATTGACAGCCTAATTTACGACGAGATTAAAGAACGCCGTGAGCAAGCTGATGCCTCTCGCACAGATATCCTCTCAATGTTGATATCAGCGCGAGATGAGAACGGTCAACCGATGAGTGATGTTGAGCTGCGTGATCAACTCGTTTCACTCTTGCTCCTCGGTTACGAAACGACAGCCGCTGTCTTGGCTTGGGCTGTTTACTGGATTTACTCTACCGCCTCAGGGGATGAGAAATTACGAAAAGAACTTGAGGCTTTAGGGGATGACATCCAGCCAGAAGCGATCGCCCAACTCCCTTATCTGACAGCCGTCTGCGCCGAAACCCTGCGAGTCAATCCCATTGCCTTGATTTGTACACCACGAAGAGTCTTGGAATCGGTGCAAGTGGCAGGCTACCATTTTGATACGGGAACAATTCTGATTCCTTGTATTTATCTGGCTCATCGCCGTCCAGAAGTCTTCCCAGATGCCAAGCAGTTCCAACCAGAGCGGTTCCTCAACCAAAAATTCTCGCCTTATGAGTATCTCCCTTTTGGGGGTGGCGCTCGTGGCTGTATTGGAATGGCCTTTTCAATGTTAGAGATGAAACTCGTGCTGGCAACAATTCTATCCCGTTATCAGCTGGCGTTAGCCGATCCCCGTCCTGTGCGACCCGTTCGTCGGGGCATTACCCTAGTTCCTTCGGGAGGGGTTCCGGTTGTGGTCAAGCACGAGCGAACTACTAAGCCCTTTCCGGCGATTAAAGTCTGGGATTATAAGCTCACGAGTAACCATTAATGCGGCTAATCAACAATTTGACGAAACAAGATTATGAAGTATGAAGGATAAATTTCTGGTAGAAGCAGGAGTTCGTCCCGCTTGGAAGAAAGCCCCTGGCAGGCGACCCGATCTATTTCAGCCTGATTCGCCTCTTTTAGGTGACCCTGAGTCTGGGCGCGAGGGCCAGAAAGCCTTGCCTAGACCCAATAGGATGGCGTCTCTTAATAATGTTTCACGAGCAATAAACAGTTGCGGTTGTCATCCGTGCGCGTATAACTGAGCTGGTCGGCAATTTGTTGTAAAATTGCCAGCCCACGCCCACCCCCAGCGCTAGCATCTATCTTATGCTCGTGAGCCTGGAGCCACTGTTCTAAATCAAACGGCGGCCCATGATCCCAGATTCGCAGTTCTAAATGTTGGGGGAATATAGTAACTTCAAGATCTACGGATATATTGGTCGGGAGACCTTTGTGAGCATGACGGACGGCGTTGGTGAACCCCTCGGCTAAGGCTAATTGGCACTGTAACCAAACTTTTTTGGGGATAGAAGGTCGGTTAAGTTGGTCAAACCACAACAAAACCTCTTCTAATACCTTGAGGTCACTCTTTACTTGCTTGCTAGATTGGTGAAAGTCTTTCAATTGCTCAAAGCCTTTTAAATCAACAACACTTTCATCGTGGTTGTCAAGATGCCGATACTCCCTGTTGAAAAATCTAGTCTAGCCTGGATTTAACCCATGCTCTACCATTGATTAACTTGCTGTGCAGTTTTATCTGACTTTCTCATTAGACTACACTCGAACTGAACCTAGTAATTATCGACCTTCTAAATCTGTGCATCTGCAATCTTCTAAGCATGACTTGTAGTACCTCGATGCCATGAACCAAATTTTGATTATTGATGACGATCCGGCGATTCAAATCTTGCTGAAGCGGACACTGCACAGCCAAGGTTACGAGGTTTCAGTTGCCAGTAACGGTGAAGACGGTCTAGTACTGGCACGCAAGCTACGTCCGGGACTTGTCCTTTGTGACTGGAATATGCCAAAGATGAACGGACTACAGGTCTGTCGCCAAGTTAAGGCAACACCTGACCTTTCAACGAC of the Allocoleopsis franciscana PCC 7113 genome contains:
- a CDS encoding cytochrome P450, translating into MKLPDGPQTPSLLQTVQLIAQPTQFLDNCREHYGDTFTTRVLGLNSPPVVFFGNPDAIQEIFALPSSKLDFRKATHVFEPLMGEQSIILQEGRSHNRLRQLMMPPFHGERMRSYSQLICEITQQAIEGWSIGSTVSMQEVMPQITLQIILRVVFGIDPGPRYQDLEQRLSSLLDDVTTPWYSSLFFFPPLQRDLGAWSPWGHFLRRRQQIDSLIYDEIKERREQADASRTDILSMLISARDENGQPMSDVELRDQLVSLLLLGYETTAAVLAWAVYWIYSTASGDEKLRKELEALGDDIQPEAIAQLPYLTAVCAETLRVNPIALICTPRRVLESVQVAGYHFDTGTILIPCIYLAHRRPEVFPDAKQFQPERFLNQKFSPYEYLPFGGGARGCIGMAFSMLEMKLVLATILSRYQLALADPRPVRPVRRGITLVPSGGVPVVVKHERTTKPFPAIKVWDYKLTSNH
- a CDS encoding ATP-binding protein, with product MKDFHQSSKQVKSDLKVLEEVLLWFDQLNRPSIPKKVWLQCQLALAEGFTNAVRHAHKGLPTNISVDLEVTIFPQHLELRIWDHGPPFDLEQWLQAHEHKIDASAGGGRGLAILQQIADQLSYTRTDDNRNCLLLVKHY